In Porphyromonas cangingivalis, a genomic segment contains:
- a CDS encoding PEGA domain-containing protein — MKKSTFMTAIMLVFVLLTSSCATIFTGTTDVIRFDSEPQGATVYIDGVELCKTPCTHEVNRSLSSKEFEVKLDGYQARVVTLDRQFNPITVLNVANGLIGWAIDAATGSMMQYGRKSYNITLEKKIRNVAKSNPKEIHIDTVNKVVAFHIVK; from the coding sequence ATGAAGAAAAGTACGTTTATGACAGCGATCATGCTTGTCTTTGTCCTGCTCACATCGAGCTGTGCAACCATCTTCACAGGGACTACTGACGTCATCCGATTTGACTCAGAACCTCAAGGAGCAACGGTTTATATCGATGGCGTAGAGCTATGTAAAACACCTTGTACTCATGAAGTAAATCGCTCATTGAGTAGCAAGGAATTTGAGGTCAAGCTTGACGGCTACCAAGCAAGAGTCGTCACTCTTGACAGACAGTTCAATCCCATTACTGTCCTCAACGTAGCAAATGGTCTAATTGGTTGGGCTATTGATGCTGCAACAGGTTCAATGATGCAATACGGCCGTAAGAGCTACAACATCACCTTGGAAAAGAAGATCAGAAATGTAGCAAAGAGCAACCCAAAAGAAATCCACATTGACACTGTCAATAAGGTTGTTGCTTTCCACATCGTGAAATAA
- the aspS gene encoding aspartate--tRNA ligase, producing MYRSNTCGELRLSDTSKEVTLAGWVYRNRKMGGMTFIDLRDRYGVTQLVFSNEKSEALCHRAGELGREYVIQVTGTVAERSSKNANIPTGDIEVIVSDLTVLNKAETPPFTIEDQTDGGDELRMKYRYLDLRRDVVRKNLELRHRMSIIIRRYLDSLNFLEVETPVLIKSTPEGARDFVVPSRMNAGEFYALPQSPQTFKQLLMVSGFDRYFQIVKCFRDEDLRADRQPEFTQIDCEMSFVDREDILSTFEGLSKHLFKEVLGIEQTEAYPRISWHDAMKYYGSDKPDTRFDMKFVELDGLLKGHGFSVFDDAAYIGGICVEGAAEYTRKQLDELTDYVKKPQIGAKGMVYARVQEDGAVKSSVDKFYSDEVRAEMAKVMGARPGDLILILSGDDVMKTRKQLGELRLEVARRRGLMDPSKFSCLWVVDFPLFEWDEDTQRFYAMHHPFTSPKLEDVALLDTNPKEVRANAYDMVINGVEVGGGSIRIFDSELQQKMFSLLGFTKEKAEEQFGFLMNAFKYGAPPHGGIAYGFDRWVSLFAGLGSIRDCIAFPKNNSGRDVMIDAPSVLDNEQLDELFLKVDLSQLQK from the coding sequence ATGTACAGATCCAACACATGTGGTGAGCTTAGATTGAGCGACACCAGTAAAGAAGTAACCCTTGCAGGGTGGGTGTACCGTAATCGTAAGATGGGAGGGATGACCTTCATCGACCTTAGAGACAGATACGGTGTGACACAGCTTGTGTTTAGCAACGAAAAGAGTGAAGCTCTCTGTCACCGTGCAGGCGAATTGGGACGAGAGTATGTCATTCAGGTCACTGGGACAGTGGCAGAGCGTAGCTCAAAGAATGCCAATATCCCCACCGGAGACATCGAAGTCATCGTGAGTGACCTTACTGTCCTCAACAAGGCAGAGACTCCCCCCTTCACCATCGAAGATCAGACCGATGGTGGAGATGAGCTCCGCATGAAGTATCGTTACCTTGACTTGCGTAGAGATGTGGTACGCAAAAATCTTGAGCTTCGTCATCGTATGTCCATCATCATCCGTAGATACTTGGACAGTCTCAACTTCCTCGAAGTGGAGACCCCCGTTCTTATCAAATCTACTCCCGAGGGTGCGAGAGACTTTGTCGTACCTTCTCGGATGAATGCCGGCGAATTCTATGCTCTTCCTCAGTCCCCTCAGACCTTCAAGCAACTTTTGATGGTCTCAGGCTTTGATCGCTACTTCCAGATTGTCAAGTGTTTCCGTGACGAAGACTTGAGAGCTGACCGTCAGCCGGAGTTCACACAGATCGACTGTGAGATGAGTTTTGTCGACAGAGAAGATATACTGTCCACTTTCGAAGGACTCTCCAAGCACCTTTTCAAGGAAGTCCTCGGCATTGAGCAGACCGAAGCCTATCCACGTATCTCTTGGCACGATGCTATGAAGTACTATGGTTCGGACAAGCCCGACACACGATTTGACATGAAGTTCGTTGAACTTGATGGGCTCCTCAAGGGGCATGGTTTCAGTGTCTTTGACGATGCCGCATACATCGGAGGTATATGTGTCGAGGGTGCTGCAGAATATACTCGTAAACAGCTTGACGAGCTCACTGACTATGTCAAGAAACCTCAGATCGGTGCCAAAGGTATGGTCTATGCCCGTGTGCAGGAAGATGGCGCAGTGAAGAGCAGTGTGGACAAGTTCTACTCCGATGAAGTACGTGCCGAGATGGCGAAGGTGATGGGAGCAAGGCCCGGAGACCTTATCCTCATCCTCAGTGGGGATGATGTGATGAAGACGCGCAAGCAACTTGGCGAACTTCGTCTCGAAGTGGCTCGTCGTCGTGGCCTGATGGATCCGAGCAAGTTCTCATGTCTATGGGTGGTGGACTTTCCACTGTTCGAGTGGGATGAGGATACTCAGAGATTCTATGCTATGCACCACCCATTCACTTCACCGAAGTTGGAGGATGTGGCTCTCTTGGATACCAATCCCAAAGAGGTGCGTGCCAATGCTTATGATATGGTCATCAACGGTGTTGAAGTCGGTGGCGGGTCGATCCGTATCTTTGATAGCGAACTTCAACAGAAGATGTTCTCCCTCTTAGGTTTCACTAAGGAGAAGGCTGAGGAGCAGTTCGGCTTCCTCATGAATGCTTTCAAGTACGGAGCCCCTCCTCACGGCGGTATAGCTTATGGTTTCGACCGTTGGGTCTCACTCTTCGCAGGACTTGGCAGCATCAGAGACTGTATCGCATTCCCTAAGAATAACTCCGGACGAGATGTGATGATCGATGCTCCTTCTGTGCTTGACAACGAACAGCTCGACGAGCTTTTCCTCAAGGTCGACTTGTCACAGTTGCAGAAGTAA
- a CDS encoding ISAs1 family transposase, whose amino-acid sequence MYHSLFESLCMISDPRIDRKKVYPLDFLLLIVFLSTLSGNTSWYEIEDYAEEYEEELKSLYEKLTGDRLTHTMPSHDTLNRSISLLDVEAFEGAYKRWIEGFISVTSGKHICIDGKTMQGVKKLSFDTQSHVVSAFSPQDMCSLAQLYIDQKTNEIPAIHQLLHLLDLNGSVVSIDAIGTQTAIAEGIIDKGGDYVLCVKANQSLSLQEIESYFCLLFQKYILLDEQTELSHGRIETRRYESILNPLEIKANEVLARWKGLRSIHKVVRKRRDKKSDKKSEEAAYYISSLTDLSLLKQTIRGHWAIENKLHHCLDVYFGHDASHKRTRNVAQIMDIIQKINLLIIERLKTNMKSSIPRVQKKLARMKPQQIMTIQF is encoded by the coding sequence ATGTATCATTCTCTATTTGAAAGCCTCTGCATGATTTCAGACCCACGGATAGACCGTAAAAAAGTTTACCCTCTTGACTTTTTACTTCTGATCGTTTTTCTCTCTACACTCTCAGGCAACACCTCTTGGTATGAGATTGAAGATTATGCCGAGGAATATGAGGAAGAATTGAAAAGCCTGTACGAAAAGCTTACCGGTGATCGCCTTACGCATACCATGCCCTCTCATGACACCCTCAACAGAAGCATCAGTCTGTTGGATGTAGAAGCCTTTGAAGGGGCCTACAAACGATGGATTGAAGGGTTTATCTCGGTGACTTCGGGTAAGCATATTTGCATTGATGGCAAGACGATGCAAGGAGTCAAGAAACTCTCTTTTGATACACAATCCCATGTCGTCTCTGCCTTTTCGCCACAAGATATGTGCAGTCTTGCCCAACTCTACATCGACCAAAAAACAAACGAAATACCGGCTATACATCAACTTCTTCATTTGCTTGACTTGAACGGATCTGTTGTCTCCATTGATGCCATAGGAACACAAACTGCCATTGCCGAAGGAATCATTGATAAGGGTGGAGACTATGTATTGTGTGTTAAAGCGAATCAAAGTTTGAGTCTGCAAGAGATAGAATCCTATTTCTGCCTTCTGTTTCAGAAATATATCCTCCTTGACGAGCAGACAGAGCTATCTCACGGACGCATAGAAACACGTCGCTATGAAAGTATCCTCAATCCCCTGGAGATAAAAGCCAACGAGGTGTTGGCTCGCTGGAAAGGCTTGAGGTCGATACACAAAGTTGTACGTAAACGAAGGGATAAAAAGAGCGATAAAAAGAGTGAAGAAGCAGCCTACTACATTTCGTCATTGACAGATCTTTCTTTATTGAAACAGACTATTCGTGGGCATTGGGCCATAGAGAACAAGTTGCATCACTGTTTGGATGTCTATTTCGGACACGATGCCTCGCACAAGAGAACAAGGAATGTGGCGCAGATTATGGATATCATTCAAAAGATTAATTTACTCATTATAGAGCGACTGAAGACGAATATGAAGTCTTCAATCCCTCGTGTTCAGAAAAAACTTGCTCGAATGAAGCCTCAACAAATAATGACAATACAATTTTAA
- a CDS encoding lysylphosphatidylglycerol synthase transmembrane domain-containing protein: MKLNKALSVALRIFIPLAFGLLILWLLYRNMDFNELWKTLKSDADFGIIALSLVFGFIANTVRGLRWDILIKATGEAPRRINSVLTTHGNYAVNMALPRMGEVWRCGAMSHYSCIGFPKLFGTLLIDRAFDFVIVGLLLAFAGLSNIGFFQTFFESNPSLFETVRNIFSSYILYVILGILLSVIYVVWRYFSHLALVQKISGAMKNVWAGLKSIATLEQKWLFILYSILLWGGIFFSSILRSLLLVLLRILGYVSGSLPSS; encoded by the coding sequence ATGAAACTCAACAAAGCACTCTCTGTCGCTCTACGTATTTTTATCCCACTGGCCTTCGGCTTACTCATCCTTTGGTTACTCTATCGCAACATGGACTTCAATGAGCTCTGGAAGACCCTCAAGTCCGATGCAGACTTCGGGATCATTGCCCTATCGCTCGTCTTCGGTTTCATTGCCAATACCGTGAGGGGACTCCGCTGGGACATACTCATCAAGGCTACGGGTGAAGCTCCTCGTCGCATCAACTCTGTGCTGACCACCCACGGCAACTATGCTGTCAATATGGCACTGCCACGTATGGGCGAGGTGTGGCGGTGTGGTGCTATGAGCCATTATTCGTGCATAGGTTTCCCCAAGCTCTTTGGCACACTTTTGATCGATAGGGCTTTTGATTTTGTTATCGTCGGGCTGTTACTTGCTTTTGCAGGGTTGTCCAATATCGGATTTTTTCAAACATTCTTTGAGAGCAACCCCTCTCTCTTTGAGACTGTCCGCAATATCTTTAGTTCGTACATCCTCTATGTCATCCTCGGGATCCTTCTTTCTGTGATATATGTTGTGTGGCGTTACTTCAGCCACCTTGCGCTGGTGCAGAAGATCAGCGGTGCAATGAAGAATGTCTGGGCCGGGCTCAAGAGTATTGCAACACTTGAGCAAAAGTGGCTCTTTATCCTCTACTCGATCCTTCTTTGGGGGGGTATTTTCTTTTCTTCTATACTACGTTCTTTGCTTTTAGTTTTACTGCGGATCTTGGGATACGTATCGGGCTCATTGCCTTCATCATGA
- the rsmA gene encoding 16S rRNA (adenine(1518)-N(6)/adenine(1519)-N(6))-dimethyltransferase RsmA, whose translation MNLVRAKKALGQHFLKDLDIAERIAMSLANISLPILEVGPGMGVLTQYLIEAYPEVKVVEIDTESVTYLNEHFPSLRKDIIGKDFLKMDLREVFGGRPFMVIGNYPYNISSQIFFHILEYRDLIPACGGMLQKEVAMRLASPPGNKDYGILSVLLRAWYDIEYLFTVDEHVFTPPPKVKSGVIRLVRNQRQDLGCDERLFKNIVKTTFNRRRKTIRNSIRPITGDAPLPETHPLLGKRPEQLDVEEFVQLAHLVSEVLSKN comes from the coding sequence ATGAATTTAGTAAGAGCAAAGAAAGCACTCGGACAACACTTCCTCAAAGATCTCGACATAGCTGAACGCATAGCCATGTCGTTGGCCAATATATCCTTGCCCATCCTTGAGGTGGGACCTGGTATGGGTGTGCTCACCCAATACCTCATCGAGGCATATCCGGAAGTGAAGGTGGTGGAGATAGATACAGAGTCTGTGACATATCTTAACGAGCATTTCCCGTCTCTTCGTAAAGACATCATCGGTAAGGACTTTTTGAAAATGGACCTTCGCGAAGTCTTTGGTGGACGCCCGTTCATGGTGATCGGCAACTATCCATACAATATCAGTTCGCAAATATTTTTCCACATCCTGGAGTACCGTGACCTCATCCCTGCCTGTGGAGGGATGCTCCAAAAAGAGGTGGCCATGCGTCTGGCTTCCCCCCCCGGGAATAAAGACTACGGCATACTCAGTGTGTTGCTCCGTGCTTGGTACGACATCGAGTATTTGTTTACTGTGGATGAGCACGTATTTACCCCTCCTCCCAAAGTCAAGAGCGGTGTCATTCGCCTCGTACGTAACCAACGCCAAGACTTGGGCTGTGATGAGCGTTTGTTCAAGAACATCGTCAAAACAACCTTCAACAGGCGCAGAAAGACGATACGAAATTCGATCCGTCCGATCACAGGAGATGCCCCCTTACCGGAGACGCATCCATTGCTGGGCAAGAGGCCTGAGCAACTGGATGTCGAGGAGTTTGTCCAACTGGCTCACCTTGTGAGCGAAGTGCTTTCGAAAAACTAA
- the mgtE gene encoding magnesium transporter: MAEFTKAEIEQLKQYIEDRNDEAVRRMLAEMHPADIAEIFDEHSIEDTIYLYRLLDGDAAADVIMELDEDERRDVLEKLTNEEIAETFILNMDTDDAVDLMRELDEDQQDEILSHVSDVEQAGEIIDLLRYDEGTAGGAMRKEMVVINENWSMPKCVEEMRHQAEELDELYYIYVVDDEYRLKGVLPIKKVITNPSVSKVKHVMDKDPISIGVDDPIEDVIQAIERYDLVAIPVVDSIGRLEGVITVDDVVDEMREQHEKDYQLASGLTQDVESSDTVIRQTAARLPWLLIGMLGGIGNSVILGGYESMFAANPTLPLFIPLIGGTGGNVGIQSSAIVVQGLANNSIKDGGLFRLLTKELAVSLINASIISLVVFVYNYFYVKDIVVMASVSISLFSVVLFASIFGTFVPLMLDKLNLDPARATGPFITITNDLIGMFIYMLITTLLNSYLNVV; this comes from the coding sequence ATGGCTGAATTCACAAAAGCTGAGATCGAACAGCTGAAACAATATATAGAAGACCGCAACGATGAGGCGGTGCGCAGGATGCTCGCAGAGATGCACCCAGCCGATATTGCGGAGATCTTTGACGAACACTCGATCGAGGACACTATTTACCTCTATCGTCTCCTTGATGGCGATGCAGCCGCGGATGTCATCATGGAGCTTGACGAGGATGAGCGTCGTGATGTCCTTGAGAAGTTGACCAACGAAGAGATCGCAGAGACCTTCATCCTCAACATGGACACGGACGATGCGGTAGACCTCATGCGTGAACTGGACGAAGACCAGCAGGATGAGATCCTGTCGCATGTCTCCGATGTCGAGCAGGCAGGAGAGATCATCGACCTGCTTCGTTATGACGAAGGGACTGCCGGTGGTGCCATGCGTAAGGAAATGGTCGTCATCAACGAGAACTGGAGTATGCCTAAGTGTGTCGAGGAGATGCGACACCAAGCCGAAGAGTTGGACGAGCTCTATTATATCTATGTCGTTGATGATGAATACCGTCTCAAAGGGGTACTGCCGATCAAAAAGGTGATCACTAACCCTTCGGTCTCCAAGGTCAAGCACGTGATGGACAAGGATCCTATATCCATCGGTGTCGATGACCCCATCGAAGATGTGATCCAAGCCATCGAACGCTACGACCTTGTCGCCATCCCTGTCGTCGACAGCATAGGTCGTCTTGAGGGAGTCATCACTGTCGATGATGTCGTCGACGAGATGAGGGAACAACACGAGAAAGACTACCAACTCGCATCGGGTCTTACCCAAGATGTCGAGAGCTCGGATACCGTCATCCGTCAGACCGCAGCTCGCCTACCTTGGTTGCTCATCGGTATGCTCGGAGGGATAGGCAACTCTGTCATCCTCGGTGGATACGAGAGTATGTTTGCTGCCAACCCGACACTCCCCCTCTTCATCCCTCTCATCGGTGGCACCGGTGGCAATGTAGGCATACAGTCTTCGGCTATCGTTGTGCAAGGACTTGCAAACAACAGCATCAAAGACGGTGGGCTGTTCAGACTCTTGACAAAAGAACTTGCCGTATCGCTCATCAATGCGAGCATCATCAGCCTTGTTGTCTTTGTGTACAACTACTTCTACGTCAAAGATATTGTCGTGATGGCCTCCGTCTCGATCAGTCTCTTCTCTGTTGTCCTCTTCGCAAGTATCTTCGGCACCTTTGTGCCACTCATGTTGGACAAGCTCAACCTCGACCCTGCACGAGCGACAGGTCCTTTTATCACCATCACGAACGACCTCATAGGGATGTTCATCTATATGCTTATCACCACCTTGCTCAATTCGTACCTAAATGTTGTCTAA
- a CDS encoding glycoside hydrolase family 10 protein has product MLSKATHLGIVILMILALFSCRSRKDFIERQASKSYKAEYIPKKHEMRAAWLPTVFRSEYAQMTPEQMKADFVRKLDQLQSIGFNTIIFQIRPESDAWYRSDLEPWSRFLTGVQGNAPQPEWDPMAFLIEECHKRCMEFHAWINPYRAATGANNQLSYLHPYHRHPTWFLKYNNQLLYNPGLEECREYICLVVGDIVRRYDIDAIHMDDYFYPYPVAGVPFPDAETFRRHPRGFSDINEWRRDNVNKLIEEIKATIDAHKPHVRFGISPFGIYRNQKNWSKGSRTNGLQNYDELFADVLLWDKMGWVDYIMPQLYWEMGHKAADYTELAYWWQKHLTKAHYYIGQSVERTMKVNELHPKLVIAHDTSHGVAMWPADEIFKDFKGIVRQLRDVYWSHPALTPSYEGISLGAHRPEPVQSVWIEKEEDGRYLKWRTPLYEGGAETKYYVVYAYDRSRRDTNGASPEDIVAITQHPFYKLPVLNGKTKVSYFVTQVNRYNAESPMSKRVKAVI; this is encoded by the coding sequence ATGTTGTCTAAAGCTACCCACCTCGGTATCGTCATTTTAATGATCCTGGCACTCTTTTCATGCCGAAGCCGAAAGGATTTTATCGAACGCCAAGCGTCCAAATCATACAAAGCCGAATACATCCCAAAGAAGCACGAGATGCGAGCGGCTTGGCTTCCGACAGTCTTCCGAAGTGAGTATGCACAGATGACACCCGAGCAGATGAAAGCCGACTTCGTGCGCAAGCTCGATCAACTTCAAAGCATAGGATTCAACACTATCATCTTCCAGATCCGCCCAGAGAGCGATGCTTGGTATCGGAGTGATCTCGAGCCATGGAGTCGTTTTCTGACAGGGGTACAAGGTAACGCTCCTCAACCCGAATGGGATCCTATGGCTTTTCTTATCGAAGAATGCCACAAGAGGTGTATGGAGTTCCATGCATGGATCAATCCCTATAGAGCAGCCACCGGTGCAAACAACCAACTCTCTTATCTACACCCTTATCATCGACACCCAACATGGTTCTTGAAGTACAATAACCAGTTGTTGTATAACCCCGGACTTGAGGAGTGTCGAGAGTACATCTGCCTTGTCGTCGGAGACATTGTCAGACGTTATGACATCGATGCCATACACATGGATGATTACTTTTATCCTTATCCTGTGGCAGGTGTTCCCTTCCCTGATGCAGAGACATTCAGACGTCATCCGAGAGGCTTTTCGGACATCAACGAGTGGCGACGGGACAACGTAAACAAACTTATCGAAGAGATCAAAGCAACCATCGATGCCCACAAGCCGCACGTCCGATTTGGGATAAGCCCCTTCGGCATCTACCGCAACCAAAAGAACTGGTCCAAGGGCTCTCGCACCAACGGTCTTCAGAATTATGACGAACTCTTTGCCGATGTCCTGCTTTGGGACAAGATGGGCTGGGTCGACTACATCATGCCACAGCTCTATTGGGAGATGGGGCACAAGGCCGCAGATTATACCGAGCTGGCCTATTGGTGGCAAAAGCACCTCACGAAGGCACACTATTATATCGGTCAGAGTGTCGAACGCACGATGAAAGTCAATGAGCTTCACCCTAAGTTGGTCATCGCCCATGACACCTCCCACGGTGTAGCCATGTGGCCTGCGGATGAGATATTTAAAGACTTCAAGGGCATTGTCAGACAGCTCCGAGATGTGTATTGGTCACATCCGGCACTTACACCATCTTATGAAGGCATATCCTTGGGTGCCCACAGACCCGAGCCCGTTCAATCTGTTTGGATCGAAAAGGAAGAAGACGGAAGATACCTCAAGTGGCGCACACCTCTCTACGAAGGAGGAGCAGAGACAAAGTATTATGTCGTCTACGCATATGATCGTAGTCGCAGGGACACCAACGGAGCTTCGCCCGAAGACATTGTTGCCATCACGCAACACCCATTCTACAAATTGCCGGTACTCAACGGCAAGACAAAGGTCAGTTACTTCGTTACTCAAGTCAATCGGTACAATGCCGAGAGTCCGATGAGTAAACGAGTCAAGGCCGTCATCTAA
- the ispG gene encoding (E)-4-hydroxy-3-methylbut-2-enyl-diphosphate synthase, which produces MNRNTKVYAYHRRKTHPVKVGGVIIGGDAPIVVQSMTNVNTNDIEAGIAQTKRIVEAGGAIVRFTAQGTREAKALAEVRAGLNTEGIHVPLVADIHFNPQAAYEAAKHIEKVRINPGNFYDPARKFKTIDYTDAEYAQEVEGLQKSFAEFLAHCKEHDTAIRIGVNHGSLSDRIMSRYGDTPEGMVESCMEFLQVCVAQSFSDVVISIKASNTTVMTTTVRLLCDRMAQLGMTFPLHLGVTEAGDGEDGRVKSATGIGSLLADGMGDTIRVSLSEAPEAEIPVGRLLVECVTEQANAPAVTFGSPGEGTRSVELFNGHPTPIVMAKATPELNGLKADERPDFIILSDQDHPDEYPEYRCLSLKDLVIIKDVDLLADPSSVQNLSEDKFPVIEITHPNIPDVLKSIGEVAPRPYVIKLSTSAPAHEVPVRMGYYLGGTLLRGECAGLWLEAPSMTAIDLVRLSFGLLQSTRRRITRTEYISCPGCGRTLFDLQETVARVKAATGHLKGLKIGVMGCIVNGPGEMADADYGYVGSSPGDIDLYKGKECVARKIPQAEAVDRLIDLIRSHGDWVDPE; this is translated from the coding sequence ATGAACAGAAATACTAAAGTTTACGCTTATCACCGTCGCAAGACCCATCCCGTCAAGGTCGGAGGAGTCATCATCGGCGGTGATGCACCCATCGTCGTACAGTCGATGACCAATGTCAATACGAATGACATCGAAGCCGGGATAGCACAGACAAAGAGAATCGTCGAAGCAGGCGGAGCCATCGTCCGTTTCACAGCACAAGGCACACGCGAAGCCAAGGCACTTGCCGAAGTACGAGCAGGACTCAATACCGAAGGGATACACGTTCCCTTGGTTGCAGATATTCACTTCAATCCACAAGCAGCCTATGAGGCTGCCAAGCACATCGAAAAGGTTCGTATCAATCCCGGCAACTTCTATGACCCTGCACGAAAGTTCAAGACCATAGACTATACCGACGCTGAGTATGCTCAAGAGGTCGAAGGACTTCAGAAGTCCTTTGCCGAGTTTTTGGCACATTGCAAAGAACACGATACCGCCATACGCATCGGTGTCAATCACGGCTCACTCTCCGACCGCATTATGAGCCGTTACGGAGATACTCCCGAAGGCATGGTGGAGAGTTGCATGGAATTTCTTCAGGTCTGTGTCGCACAAAGTTTTTCAGATGTCGTCATCTCCATAAAAGCCTCCAACACCACTGTCATGACCACAACCGTACGCCTCCTCTGTGATCGTATGGCACAGTTGGGAATGACCTTTCCACTGCACCTCGGCGTGACCGAGGCCGGCGATGGAGAAGACGGTCGTGTCAAGAGCGCGACCGGTATCGGTTCACTTCTTGCCGATGGCATGGGTGATACCATCCGTGTCTCTCTCAGTGAAGCTCCCGAGGCAGAGATCCCCGTCGGTCGCCTTCTCGTGGAGTGTGTCACGGAGCAGGCCAACGCTCCGGCGGTCACATTCGGCTCGCCGGGAGAGGGGACACGCTCGGTCGAACTCTTTAATGGGCACCCCACTCCCATTGTGATGGCAAAGGCAACTCCCGAACTCAACGGTCTGAAAGCGGACGAGCGTCCCGACTTCATCATCCTTTCGGACCAAGACCACCCTGACGAATATCCTGAATATCGTTGTCTCTCTCTCAAAGATCTCGTGATCATCAAGGATGTAGATCTCCTTGCAGATCCTTCAAGTGTCCAAAACTTGTCTGAGGACAAGTTTCCGGTCATCGAGATCACTCATCCCAATATCCCTGATGTACTGAAATCCATCGGAGAAGTTGCACCACGACCTTATGTCATCAAGCTGAGTACATCTGCTCCGGCCCACGAAGTACCCGTACGTATGGGATACTATCTCGGAGGGACGCTCCTAAGGGGCGAGTGCGCAGGTCTATGGCTCGAAGCTCCATCGATGACAGCCATCGACCTCGTTCGACTCTCCTTCGGCCTGCTACAGTCTACCCGTCGCAGGATCACGAGGACCGAATACATCTCATGTCCCGGCTGTGGTCGCACACTCTTCGACCTCCAAGAGACCGTGGCACGAGTCAAGGCAGCCACAGGCCACCTCAAAGGTCTGAAGATCGGAGTGATGGGGTGTATCGTCAATGGCCCGGGCGAGATGGCAGATGCCGACTATGGTTATGTCGGCTCTTCTCCCGGTGACATCGATCTCTATAAAGGCAAAGAGTGCGTGGCTCGCAAGATCCCTCAGGCCGAAGCTGTAGACAGACTCATCGATCTGATACGCTCTCACGGCGACTGGGTCGATCCGGAGTAG
- a CDS encoding 2-phosphosulfolactate phosphatase, whose translation MNTVDIVLSPELIETYSSKPVLCIVIDVLRASSTIITAFANGARRIYPLADIKTAQKKAHAGALVGAERNVLRCDFAMFGNDPGEYTAEKVGGQDIYFTTTNGTKTIRRCLDLGHEVIIGGFLNIDAVVRACGGRDVLCVCAGWQGKFCLEDAFFAGALVQRLAQSHSIASDAGRMMAELWELHRERPLDYIMGSDHFARMARVGKEGAVPYCLTEGVINIVPTVSGSNGDEIVLRGLSY comes from the coding sequence ATGAATACAGTAGATATTGTCCTCTCTCCTGAACTCATTGAAACTTACTCCTCCAAGCCTGTCCTCTGCATCGTCATAGACGTGCTGAGAGCGTCGTCTACAATCATCACTGCTTTTGCCAATGGCGCAAGGAGGATCTACCCTTTGGCGGATATTAAAACGGCACAGAAAAAGGCTCATGCCGGAGCTCTGGTCGGTGCGGAGCGTAATGTGTTGAGGTGCGATTTTGCGATGTTTGGTAACGACCCCGGAGAATACACGGCAGAGAAGGTCGGTGGTCAGGATATCTATTTCACGACGACAAATGGTACAAAGACCATTCGTCGTTGTCTCGATCTTGGTCATGAGGTCATCATCGGTGGCTTCCTCAACATCGATGCCGTTGTCCGTGCATGTGGGGGTAGGGATGTGCTCTGTGTCTGTGCCGGATGGCAGGGGAAGTTTTGTCTCGAAGATGCATTCTTTGCCGGAGCTTTAGTACAGAGACTCGCACAGTCTCACTCCATCGCAAGCGATGCGGGGCGGATGATGGCAGAGCTGTGGGAGCTTCACAGAGAACGTCCGTTGGACTACATCATGGGCTCCGATCACTTCGCCCGTATGGCACGTGTGGGCAAAGAGGGTGCTGTCCCTTATTGTCTGACAGAGGGAGTTATAAACATTGTCCCCACTGTTTCGGGAAGCAATGGGGACGAGATAGTATTGAGAGGACTATCTTACTGA